In one window of Pseudorasbora parva isolate DD20220531a chromosome 7, ASM2467924v1, whole genome shotgun sequence DNA:
- the LOC137083340 gene encoding terminal nucleotidyltransferase 4A-like isoform X2: MDPRGAWIQPEQKGPANALWMRVWETSQRRNHCHPLRVNTPALAAGFMKHLTLVPTNTVVNPIHICTNHPCNDGGAVRSPNACSYPAPPYLTPLEVNGCGSLSPLSSGDSESDSPTSDSSSTTGDHAGDGISSNPAKPHFNFTEHMHNVNNCLRQQHSQRLQTQIMMDNQLKHHAGRKRHDNKASTYGRNYFLSHSNDSYLSGIPWATRRYSQGINGLHEEIVDFYNFMSPRPEEEAMRRNVVNRIEAVIKNLWPTAKVEIFGSFSTGLYLPTSDLDLVVFGKWEQPPLQQLEQALRQNNVAEPFTIKLLDKATVPIIKLTDRETDVKVDISFNVETGVRAARFIKDHLKKYSVLPYLIFVLKQFLLQRDLNEVFTGGISSYSLILMAISFLQLHPRIDCRASNINLGILLIEFFELYGRHFNYLKTGIRVKDGGAYLAKEEIMKVMENTYRPSMLCIEDPNLPGNDVGRSSYGAMQVKEVFNCAYLVLSHAVSPLSRAYPNRNMESTLGRIIKVTQEVINYREWIIQQWGNRHNAKIIDNKIQNVVEDLEQTSSEEQQRDSSSPHSAGSPVSLSSVQQHSSSSSSVSSLSGSDNDSDTPCKDSVPHEFFPMSCTTDTNQKPQRKANTSGTFLHSRITPITQQTVCGWFDSYEWSAPRGFCLLQLNTQPESLH; encoded by the exons ATGGATCCTCGGGGGGCTTGGATTCAGCCCGAACAGAAAGGACCTGCCAACGCATTATGGATGCGCGTATGGGAAACCTCGCAGAGGCGAAACCACTGCCACCCGCTGCGGGTGAACACACCTGCGTTGGCGGCCGGTTTCATGAAGCATTTAACGCTGGTACCCACCAACACAGTTGTAAACCCTATTCACATTTGCACCAATCATCCTTGCAATGATGGGGGTGCCGTGAGATCTCCTAACGCGTGTTCCTACCCTGCACCTCCGTATCTCACCCCTTTGGAGGTCAACGGTTGTGGTTCTTTATCACCTCTATCTTCAGGAGATTCCGAAAGTGACAGTCCGACATCAGATTCATCTTCTACTACTGGTGACCATGCTGGTGACGGTATCAGCTCAAACCCAGCCAAACCTCACTTTAACTTCACTGAACATATGCACAATGTCAATAATTGTTTACGACAACAACATTCTCAGCGGCTACAGACTCAAATAATGATGGACAACCAGCTTAAACACCATGCAGGACGAAAGCGACATGACAATAAAGCGAGCACATATGGAAGGAACTACTTTCTGTCCCACTCTAATGACAGTTATTTAAGTGGGATCCCATGGGCAACCAGAAGATACAGTCAAGGTATTAATGG CCTGCATGAGGAGATTGTGGATTTTTATAATTTCATGTCCCCACGCCCTGAAGAAGAAGCAATGAGGAGAAATGTTGTCAATCGTATTGAAGCTGTAATCAAAAATCTGTGGCCTACAGCAAAG GTTGAAATATTTGGCAGCTTCAGTACAGGACTTTATCTTCCTACCAG TGATCTTGACCTGGTTGTGTTTGGAAAATGGGAACAGCCACCACTGCAGCAGCTGGAGCAGGCACTTAGGCAGAATAATGTTGCTGAGCCCTTTACCATTAAACTACTTGACAAGGCTACG GTACCAATAATTAAACTGACGGACAGAGAGACAGATGTGAAGGTAGACATCAGCTTTAATGTTGAAACTGGTGTCAGAGCAGCTCGGTTTATTAAGGATCATCTTAAG aaataCTCAGTGTTGCCATACCTGATCTTTGTGCTGAAGCAATTTCTGCTCCAGAGAGATCTGAATGAGGTGTTTACGGGTGGTATCAGTTCCTACAGCCTCATTTTAATGGCCATCAGCTTCTTGCAG CTCCATCCCAGAATAGACTGCAGAGCTTCTAATATTAATTTGGGCATCCTGCTCATCGAATTCTTCGAATTGTATGGACGGCATTTTAATTATCTGAAAACGGGCATCCGTGTGAAGGATGGAGGAGCGTATCTGGCCAAAGAGGAGATCATGAAGGTCATGGAGAATACATACAGGCCCTCAATGCTCTGTATTGAAGACCCAAACTTACCAG GAAACGATGTCGGCCGGAGCTCTTATGGTGCCATGCAGGTCAAGGAGGTGTTTAACTGTGCATACCTCGTCTTGAGTCACGCTGTATCTCCACTATCCCGCGCCTACCCCAACAGAAATATGGAAAG CACATTGGGACGCATTATTAAAGTGACCCAGGAAGTAATTAACTACAGGGAGTGGATCATTCAGCAGTGGGGAAATCGACACAATGCCAAGATAATTGACAATAAAA TCCAGAATGTTGTAGAAGACTTGGAGCAGACCTCAAGTGAGGAGCAGCAAAGAGACTCCTCATCACCACACAGTGCAGGCTCACCTGTGTCGCTGTCCAGCGTCCAGCAGCACTCTTCATCATCTTCCTCTGTGTCCTCTCTGTCTGGGAGTGACAAT GATTCTGACACACCATGCAAAGATTCAGTTCCTCATGAGTTCTTTCCAATGTCCTGTACGACTGATACCAATCAGAAACCACAGAGAAAAGCAAACACATCTGGAACTTTCCTGCACTCTCGAA TCACACCCATTACCCAGCAAACAGTGTGTGGATGGTTTGACTCGTATGAATGGAGCGCTCCACGTGGCTTCTGTTTACTCCAGCTCAATACCCAGCCAGAGTCACTACACTAA
- the LOC137083340 gene encoding terminal nucleotidyltransferase 4A-like isoform X1 gives MDPRGAWIQPEQKGPANALWMRVWETSQRRNHCHPLRVNTPALAAGFMKHLTLVPTNTVVNPIHICTNHPCNDGGAVRSPNACSYPAPPYLTPLEVNGCGSLSPLSSGDSESDSPTSDSSSTTGDHAGDGISSNPAKPHFNFTEHMHNVNNCLRQQHSQRLQTQIMMDNQLKHHAGRKRHDNKASTYGRNYFLSHSNDSYLSGIPWATRRYSQGINGLHEEIVDFYNFMSPRPEEEAMRRNVVNRIEAVIKNLWPTAKVEIFGSFSTGLYLPTSDLDLVVFGKWEQPPLQQLEQALRQNNVAEPFTIKLLDKATVPIIKLTDRETDVKVDISFNVETGVRAARFIKDHLKKYSVLPYLIFVLKQFLLQRDLNEVFTGGISSYSLILMAISFLQLHPRIDCRASNINLGILLIEFFELYGRHFNYLKTGIRVKDGGAYLAKEEIMKVMENTYRPSMLCIEDPNLPGNDVGRSSYGAMQVKEVFNCAYLVLSHAVSPLSRAYPNRNMESTLGRIIKVTQEVINYREWIIQQWGNRHNAKIIDNKIQNVVEDLEQTSSEEQQRDSSSPHSAGSPVSLSSVQQHSSSSSSVSSLSGSDNDSDTPCKDSVPHEFFPMSCTTDTNQKPQRKANTSGTFLHSRSKSHPLPSKQCVDGLTRMNGALHVASVYSSSIPSQSHYTNNGQRFKGPPHINCLECNTMPVPRGHHPQYSRNSWRRRRRDTVPISLSR, from the exons ATGGATCCTCGGGGGGCTTGGATTCAGCCCGAACAGAAAGGACCTGCCAACGCATTATGGATGCGCGTATGGGAAACCTCGCAGAGGCGAAACCACTGCCACCCGCTGCGGGTGAACACACCTGCGTTGGCGGCCGGTTTCATGAAGCATTTAACGCTGGTACCCACCAACACAGTTGTAAACCCTATTCACATTTGCACCAATCATCCTTGCAATGATGGGGGTGCCGTGAGATCTCCTAACGCGTGTTCCTACCCTGCACCTCCGTATCTCACCCCTTTGGAGGTCAACGGTTGTGGTTCTTTATCACCTCTATCTTCAGGAGATTCCGAAAGTGACAGTCCGACATCAGATTCATCTTCTACTACTGGTGACCATGCTGGTGACGGTATCAGCTCAAACCCAGCCAAACCTCACTTTAACTTCACTGAACATATGCACAATGTCAATAATTGTTTACGACAACAACATTCTCAGCGGCTACAGACTCAAATAATGATGGACAACCAGCTTAAACACCATGCAGGACGAAAGCGACATGACAATAAAGCGAGCACATATGGAAGGAACTACTTTCTGTCCCACTCTAATGACAGTTATTTAAGTGGGATCCCATGGGCAACCAGAAGATACAGTCAAGGTATTAATGG CCTGCATGAGGAGATTGTGGATTTTTATAATTTCATGTCCCCACGCCCTGAAGAAGAAGCAATGAGGAGAAATGTTGTCAATCGTATTGAAGCTGTAATCAAAAATCTGTGGCCTACAGCAAAG GTTGAAATATTTGGCAGCTTCAGTACAGGACTTTATCTTCCTACCAG TGATCTTGACCTGGTTGTGTTTGGAAAATGGGAACAGCCACCACTGCAGCAGCTGGAGCAGGCACTTAGGCAGAATAATGTTGCTGAGCCCTTTACCATTAAACTACTTGACAAGGCTACG GTACCAATAATTAAACTGACGGACAGAGAGACAGATGTGAAGGTAGACATCAGCTTTAATGTTGAAACTGGTGTCAGAGCAGCTCGGTTTATTAAGGATCATCTTAAG aaataCTCAGTGTTGCCATACCTGATCTTTGTGCTGAAGCAATTTCTGCTCCAGAGAGATCTGAATGAGGTGTTTACGGGTGGTATCAGTTCCTACAGCCTCATTTTAATGGCCATCAGCTTCTTGCAG CTCCATCCCAGAATAGACTGCAGAGCTTCTAATATTAATTTGGGCATCCTGCTCATCGAATTCTTCGAATTGTATGGACGGCATTTTAATTATCTGAAAACGGGCATCCGTGTGAAGGATGGAGGAGCGTATCTGGCCAAAGAGGAGATCATGAAGGTCATGGAGAATACATACAGGCCCTCAATGCTCTGTATTGAAGACCCAAACTTACCAG GAAACGATGTCGGCCGGAGCTCTTATGGTGCCATGCAGGTCAAGGAGGTGTTTAACTGTGCATACCTCGTCTTGAGTCACGCTGTATCTCCACTATCCCGCGCCTACCCCAACAGAAATATGGAAAG CACATTGGGACGCATTATTAAAGTGACCCAGGAAGTAATTAACTACAGGGAGTGGATCATTCAGCAGTGGGGAAATCGACACAATGCCAAGATAATTGACAATAAAA TCCAGAATGTTGTAGAAGACTTGGAGCAGACCTCAAGTGAGGAGCAGCAAAGAGACTCCTCATCACCACACAGTGCAGGCTCACCTGTGTCGCTGTCCAGCGTCCAGCAGCACTCTTCATCATCTTCCTCTGTGTCCTCTCTGTCTGGGAGTGACAAT GATTCTGACACACCATGCAAAGATTCAGTTCCTCATGAGTTCTTTCCAATGTCCTGTACGACTGATACCAATCAGAAACCACAGAGAAAAGCAAACACATCTGGAACTTTCCTGCACTCTCGAAGTAAG TCACACCCATTACCCAGCAAACAGTGTGTGGATGGTTTGACTCGTATGAATGGAGCGCTCCACGTGGCTTCTGTTTACTCCAGCTCAATACCCAGCCAGAGTCACTACACTAAT AATGGCCAGAGGTTCAAGGGGCCTCCACATATTAATTGTTTAGAGTGTAACACCATGCCTGTTCCCAGAGGACATCATCCTCAGTATAGTCGTAACAGCTGGCGTCGGCGTCGAAGGGACACTGTTCCCATAAGCCTCAGCAGATAG